The Terriglobia bacterium genome segment CCCGGTATCTCTCCCCCAGCATGGATCGACGATGGCCCCGCTTGACACGAGTTCCGCGGCAGCGGCGACGGGAGCGGCCGCCGGCCTGCATGGCCTGTCGAATGCGTCGGCAGCCGCCATTGCCATCATGTCGCAATTTCAGGCCGAGCAGGCCACTCCCATGCTCGAGAACCGCATAGGTACTACCTTGGCCGCCATGACCCTGATTGCTCGGGAACTCGCTGGAAGACCAGGAAGAAAAAACCTGGTCTGGGTGACTGCCGGGTTTCCTGTCAGCCTGGATCCGGTGACCAATGAAACCACGTTTGTTCCCATGGCCCGGGATGCCCGGGGAGGCGAGCCGCTTCCCCAGGAGCAAACCTACGCGGCGTACAACCAGCAGGTGCGGCAGGAAACCAGCGAGGGCGTGCGGCGCACGGCCGCCTTGCTGACCGATGCGCAGATCTCCATCTATCCCGTCGACGCCCGCGGTCTGATCGGTGCGATAGGGATCAGCGACGCCAGCAGTAAGGGGACGAGCGGCGGCTTGTTGCGGATCGGTAATGACTATGGCCAGACGGTCGCCGCGTCCAGTTCAAGCATGCTTGATTCTCAGGCGAGCATGGTTGAAATCGCCGACGAGACTGGCGGCCGCGTTTTCAAGAACCGCAACGACGTTGATAACTGCGTTGCCACCGCCGGCGGCGACGGCGGCACCTACTACACCCTCGGCTATTACCCCGGCAGGAAGAAACAGGACAATCAATTCCACAAGTTCTCCGTCAGGGTCAAGCGGCCGGGGGTTCAGCTTCGCTATCGCCGTGGTTACTTTGCGGTCGAACCGGGCAAGTCTTCCGCCAAGGAAAAGGACGCCGAGCTTATGGGCACGCTCTACAGCAGCAATTTGCAGTCCACCATGGTGCTCTTCGACGCCCAGATCGTTCCTCCCGCGCCCGCAGCCAAGGCGCAACTGCCCGTCCGCTTTTTAGTCAGGCCGGAAAGTATCGCCACGGAGGAGGACAAGGGTGGCGTTAGGCTCGATCTGGATTTTGTGGTGGCGGCGTTCTCTCCTGACGGCAAACTGGCCGCCCGAGAAGGGAAGACGGTAGCTACCACCATCGATACGGCTCAGTATGCGCAAGTGAAACAGCGCGGGCTCCTGGTGCCGGTTGAGATTGACCTCTCGCCCGGCGAATACCAGTTGCGGCTCGCCGTTCGTGACAATCTTACCGGCTACCTCGGCACGCTGACGGCACACCTGAATCTGCCGAAGCCCTAATACGGCCGAGCGCAGATAGCCGCTGTTTCAGAAGCAGGGCGCATCGCACTTGATGCGCACGCGCCATTTGCCTGCCTGTCTCTGCGTACCGATAGCGGCCACTTGGCCCATGATCACCCGGTCCTTGGCAAATATCAGTCGCACCGTCGTGCCGGGTTCCACCAGATCACGCAGCAGCGCGGTCGCCTCATCGGGTCGCGTGAACACGATGTCCACGTTCTCCGTCAACGGCATACGAATCGCCGACATTCCTGTCACCACGGCGGGCATGGTTCGTGTGTCCGTCTCATCGCCCAGCCCGACCGCCGGCGCGCCACGGGGTATGATGCGCAGTTCAATGGGAGGCATGGCGCCGAGCGCTTCGGTGGCTTGCGGTGCCGCCGTCGTATGCTGCGTTGGTGGCGCCGTTGTCTTTTGCCATCGCCCATCCTCGCCCGTTTTGCTGGGAAAATGTACCCCCCAGAAATTGTTCGGGTCGTCGAGTTCGATCCCGCAGTGCGGTTCAGCGGTTTTGTCCAGCCAGACCACGCGCGCCGTCTGGGGCTGCCGGCCTGTCCGGATGGCCACCCGCATCCGTTCCCCGCAAGCCAGTTTCTCGCTTACGCTGATGATCCGAATCTTGGCTCCATGCTTGCTGACGCTGACGGTTTCGGCTTTCAGCACTATATTGCCGACATGGATGGTGAGGGGGATCTTCAGCTTGATGCGTTCACTTCTGCGCTTGCCAGATCGAGTAGCGATTCCTGCGACTCCGGGGATCGGTGGCATATTTTCCATCATTGCCCTAGGCTGACGCCGGCACAAGTAACCAAAGAGCAAGGATGTTTGGCTATCGTCCCGAGCCGAGGCTGGGGTTCGGTGTTCCATTTTGGGCTGCGAATACCCTCGCCGTTACGACGGCAAATCTGCCGTTTTTACCATCCTGTAACCGCGTGTTCATCACTCATTCATACCCCCAACATGTAATCTTCCCATGAGCACAGCGGAAAAGCTGCCCTCCGTCTCTCCCATCTACGCCGAGTTCCTTGAAATGACGCTGGCCGCTTGTGAGTTGGCGCGGACAGCGGCCGCCGCCATCGCCGACGCGCTGGCCAGCAAGTCGCCCGCCGCGTTCGCTCAGATCGCGGAGTGCGAGCGCAAGCTCGATCTCATCGACCACGAGCTCGACGAGCGCGTCTCCTACGCGGTTACTTTGGTGGACTCCGGCAATGCCAGCGAGTTGCTCGTTTGCATGAAGTTTCTGATTGACTTGGAACGAATCGGCGACCTGCTGTGCTCCGCCGCCTCGCGCGCCCAGGTCCTGGACAACACCGTGGATATGGCCGACCTGAAGGATCTGATCGAAATGGCGACCGTGCTGGAAGCGATGCTGCGAGACGCCTACGCGGGCCTCGCCCGGCGCAACGTCGATATTGCCCTCAGGATTGTGCGCGCCGACGCCCAAATCGACCGCCATCGCAATCTGCTGTTCTTCCGATTGCTGGACGGCGCTTCCACCGCGACGCGCAATGCCGTGCATATGCTGTTCATTGCCAATGAACTGGAGCGCGCCGGTGAC includes the following:
- a CDS encoding VWA domain-containing protein, with product MQSHRWLVSLAIVPVVLAAGYLLLAQQPSPDAVTPAVRITTRLVVLDVIATSKDGTPVTDLKADDFTLEDSGKKQKIAIFSLETPVPPSALPSLPPNIFSNRPEYTMPSGPLTVLLIDALNTPFTDQSQARMELIRYAATQVKPGQQTAVYALGNRLYKLQDFTSDPQVLKSAIEAFHPVSLPQHGSTMAPLDTSSAAAATGAAAGLHGLSNASAAAIAIMSQFQAEQATPMLENRIGTTLAAMTLIARELAGRPGRKNLVWVTAGFPVSLDPVTNETTFVPMARDARGGEPLPQEQTYAAYNQQVRQETSEGVRRTAALLTDAQISIYPVDARGLIGAIGISDASSKGTSGGLLRIGNDYGQTVAASSSSMLDSQASMVEIADETGGRVFKNRNDVDNCVATAGGDGGTYYTLGYYPGRKKQDNQFHKFSVRVKRPGVQLRYRRGYFAVEPGKSSAKEKDAELMGTLYSSNLQSTMVLFDAQIVPPAPAAKAQLPVRFLVRPESIATEEDKGGVRLDLDFVVAAFSPDGKLAAREGKTVATTIDTAQYAQVKQRGLLVPVEIDLSPGEYQLRLAVRDNLTGYLGTLTAHLNLPKP
- a CDS encoding PilZ domain-containing protein: MPPIPGVAGIATRSGKRRSERIKLKIPLTIHVGNIVLKAETVSVSKHGAKIRIISVSEKLACGERMRVAIRTGRQPQTARVVWLDKTAEPHCGIELDDPNNFWGVHFPSKTGEDGRWQKTTAPPTQHTTAAPQATEALGAMPPIELRIIPRGAPAVGLGDETDTRTMPAVVTGMSAIRMPLTENVDIVFTRPDEATALLRDLVEPGTTVRLIFAKDRVIMGQVAAIGTQRQAGKWRVRIKCDAPCF
- a CDS encoding phosphate uptake regulator PhoU; the protein is MSTAEKLPSVSPIYAEFLEMTLAACELARTAAAAIADALASKSPAAFAQIAECERKLDLIDHELDERVSYAVTLVDSGNASELLVCMKFLIDLERIGDLLCSAASRAQVLDNTVDMADLKDLIEMATVLEAMLRDAYAGLARRNVDIALRIVRADAQIDRHRNLLFFRLLDGASTATRNAVHMLFIANELERAGDHAVNLGEEICHIVTGHTIRHVRQASDKSDEQRYLDFLRGKTTALSTRANGVGRK